One Oncorhynchus keta strain PuntledgeMale-10-30-2019 chromosome 22, Oket_V2, whole genome shotgun sequence DNA window includes the following coding sequences:
- the kiaa0513 gene encoding uncharacterized protein KIAA0513 homolog isoform X2, whose translation MEGVAVESLIDFDIPSCSDDTAPSFASPPSGALLHTDIFSSEPLFQEPASIVLPDPLAPMPGSHHHCGGEDRDSDATESADSENDMDPHSQQWNSRHSSSSSNHSAELGVEAVENREFMKAYVEMVFHGKEDFDQEEKARFGELCSGENGKGREWFARYVSAQRCNSKCVSEATFYRLVQSFAVVLFECYQMDDYSPAKNLMTMCFTYYHTGKSQPSPTELLQQPPVAMDSYLNKANSWLSGKKDAAERLLKNSSAAKTEVKFFFGGLESKLRASARKNEEAESPVEVKPKSPEKKKVENEKVYLYTHLKQQPIWHTLRFWNAAFFDAVHCERKKRSPTTRGTDEEEKDEREKWCHMTQEEKDDSSKVDENIAFGQLGTFTHNMLAFGLSKKLCNDFLKKQAVIGNLNEEQYKLLSDHIEQMATE comes from the exons ATGGAGGGGGTAGCTGTGGAAAGCCTCATAGACTTTGATATCCCTTCATGTTCAGACGATACAGCCCCCTCATTTGCAAGTCCTCCTAGTGGGGCGCTGCTCCATACAGACATTTTCTCCTCTGAGCCGCTGTTCCAAGAGCCTGCCTCCATTGTTCTGCCTGATCCCCTGGCCCCCATGCCCGGCTCCCACCACCATTgtgggggagaggacagggacagtGATGCCACAGAGTCGGCAGACAGTGAGAATGACATGGACCCACACTCCCAGCAGTGGAACTCACGGCACTCATCCTCCTCGTCCAATCACAGCGCAGAGCTTGGGGTAGAGGCAGTTGAGAATCGGGAGTTCATGAAAGCTTACGTGGAGATGGTGTTTCATGGAAA GGAGGACTTTGACCAGGAGGAGAAGGCTCGCTTTGGGGAGCTGTGCAGTGGAGAAAATGGCAAGGGTAGGGAGTGGTTTGCCAGATACGTCAGTGCACAG CGCTGCAACTCCAAGTGTGTGAGTGAAGCAACATTCTACAGGCTGGTGCAGTCTTTTGCAGTTGTTCTTTTCGA gtgcTATCAGATGGATGACTACAGTCCAGCTAAAAACCTCATGACCATGTGTTTCACTTACTACCACACTG GTAAGTCCCAGCCATCCCCCACTGAGTTGCTGCAGCAGCCGCCTGTAGCCATGGACTCCTACCTGAATAAGGCCAACTCCTGGCTGTCTGGCAAGAAGGACGCAGCCGAGCGGCTCCTGAAGAACTCCTCTGCTGCCAAAACGGAAGTCAAATTCTTCTTTGGAGGCCTGGAGAGCAAGCTGAGAGCGTCCGCTCGAAAGAATGA GGAGGCAGAGAGTCCAGTCGAGGTAAAGCCCAAATCACCAG AGAAGAAGAAAGTAGAGAACGAGAAGGTGTACCTGTACACACACCTGAAACAGCAACCCATCTG GCATACGTTGAGGTTTTGGAACGCTGCGTTCTTTGATGCGGTCCACTGTGAGAGGAAGAAGAGGTCACCTACCACCAG GGGGACGGATGAGGAAGAGAAAGACGAGAG AGAGAAGTGGTGTCATATGACCCAGGAAGAGAAAGATGACAGCTCTAAAGTCGACGAGAATATTGCCTTTGGCCAACTGGG GACATTCACTCACAACATGCTGGCTTTTGGGCTCAGTAAGAAACTCTGCAATGACTTCCTGAAGAAGCAAGCAGTTATTGGGAACCTAAATGAAG AGCAGTACAAGCTGTTGAGCGACCACATTGAGCAGATGGCCACGGAGTGA
- the kiaa0513 gene encoding uncharacterized protein KIAA0513 homolog isoform X1, translating into MEGVAVESLIDFDIPSCSDDTAPSFASPPSGALLHTDIFSSEPLFQEPASIVLPDPLAPMPGSHHHCGGEDRDSDATESADSENDMDPHSQQWNSRHSSSSSNHSAELGVEAVENREFMKAYVEMVFHGKEDFDQEEKARFGELCSGENGKGREWFARYVSAQRCNSKCVSEATFYRLVQSFAVVLFECYQMDDYSPAKNLMTMCFTYYHTGKSQPSPTELLQQPPVAMDSYLNKANSWLSGKKDAAERLLKNSSAAKTEVKFFFGGLESKLRASARKNEEAESPVEVKPKSPVSSVPPEKKKVENEKVYLYTHLKQQPIWHTLRFWNAAFFDAVHCERKKRSPTTRGTDEEEKDEREKWCHMTQEEKDDSSKVDENIAFGQLGTFTHNMLAFGLSKKLCNDFLKKQAVIGNLNEEQYKLLSDHIEQMATE; encoded by the exons ATGGAGGGGGTAGCTGTGGAAAGCCTCATAGACTTTGATATCCCTTCATGTTCAGACGATACAGCCCCCTCATTTGCAAGTCCTCCTAGTGGGGCGCTGCTCCATACAGACATTTTCTCCTCTGAGCCGCTGTTCCAAGAGCCTGCCTCCATTGTTCTGCCTGATCCCCTGGCCCCCATGCCCGGCTCCCACCACCATTgtgggggagaggacagggacagtGATGCCACAGAGTCGGCAGACAGTGAGAATGACATGGACCCACACTCCCAGCAGTGGAACTCACGGCACTCATCCTCCTCGTCCAATCACAGCGCAGAGCTTGGGGTAGAGGCAGTTGAGAATCGGGAGTTCATGAAAGCTTACGTGGAGATGGTGTTTCATGGAAA GGAGGACTTTGACCAGGAGGAGAAGGCTCGCTTTGGGGAGCTGTGCAGTGGAGAAAATGGCAAGGGTAGGGAGTGGTTTGCCAGATACGTCAGTGCACAG CGCTGCAACTCCAAGTGTGTGAGTGAAGCAACATTCTACAGGCTGGTGCAGTCTTTTGCAGTTGTTCTTTTCGA gtgcTATCAGATGGATGACTACAGTCCAGCTAAAAACCTCATGACCATGTGTTTCACTTACTACCACACTG GTAAGTCCCAGCCATCCCCCACTGAGTTGCTGCAGCAGCCGCCTGTAGCCATGGACTCCTACCTGAATAAGGCCAACTCCTGGCTGTCTGGCAAGAAGGACGCAGCCGAGCGGCTCCTGAAGAACTCCTCTGCTGCCAAAACGGAAGTCAAATTCTTCTTTGGAGGCCTGGAGAGCAAGCTGAGAGCGTCCGCTCGAAAGAATGA GGAGGCAGAGAGTCCAGTCGAGGTAAAGCCCAAATCACCAG TGTCCTCTGTGCCTCCAGAGAAGAAGAAAGTAGAGAACGAGAAGGTGTACCTGTACACACACCTGAAACAGCAACCCATCTG GCATACGTTGAGGTTTTGGAACGCTGCGTTCTTTGATGCGGTCCACTGTGAGAGGAAGAAGAGGTCACCTACCACCAG GGGGACGGATGAGGAAGAGAAAGACGAGAG AGAGAAGTGGTGTCATATGACCCAGGAAGAGAAAGATGACAGCTCTAAAGTCGACGAGAATATTGCCTTTGGCCAACTGGG GACATTCACTCACAACATGCTGGCTTTTGGGCTCAGTAAGAAACTCTGCAATGACTTCCTGAAGAAGCAAGCAGTTATTGGGAACCTAAATGAAG AGCAGTACAAGCTGTTGAGCGACCACATTGAGCAGATGGCCACGGAGTGA
- the kiaa0513 gene encoding uncharacterized protein KIAA0513 homolog isoform X3, which yields MEGVAVESLIDFDIPSCSDDTAPSFASPPSGALLHTDIFSSEPLFQEPASIVLPDPLAPMPGSHHHCGGEDRDSDATESADSENDMDPHSQQWNSRHSSSSSNHSAELGVEAVENREFMKAYVEMVFHGKEDFDQEEKARFGELCSGENGKGREWFARYVSAQRCNSKCVSEATFYRLVQSFAVVLFECYQMDDYSPAKNLMTMCFTYYHTGKSQPSPTELLQQPPVAMDSYLNKANSWLSGKKDAAERLLKNSSAAKTEVKFFFGGLESKLRASARKNEEAESPVEVKPKSPVSSVPPEKKKVENEKVYLYTHLKQQPIWHTLRFWNAAFFDAVHCERKKRSPTTREKWCHMTQEEKDDSSKVDENIAFGQLGTFTHNMLAFGLSKKLCNDFLKKQAVIGNLNEEQYKLLSDHIEQMATE from the exons ATGGAGGGGGTAGCTGTGGAAAGCCTCATAGACTTTGATATCCCTTCATGTTCAGACGATACAGCCCCCTCATTTGCAAGTCCTCCTAGTGGGGCGCTGCTCCATACAGACATTTTCTCCTCTGAGCCGCTGTTCCAAGAGCCTGCCTCCATTGTTCTGCCTGATCCCCTGGCCCCCATGCCCGGCTCCCACCACCATTgtgggggagaggacagggacagtGATGCCACAGAGTCGGCAGACAGTGAGAATGACATGGACCCACACTCCCAGCAGTGGAACTCACGGCACTCATCCTCCTCGTCCAATCACAGCGCAGAGCTTGGGGTAGAGGCAGTTGAGAATCGGGAGTTCATGAAAGCTTACGTGGAGATGGTGTTTCATGGAAA GGAGGACTTTGACCAGGAGGAGAAGGCTCGCTTTGGGGAGCTGTGCAGTGGAGAAAATGGCAAGGGTAGGGAGTGGTTTGCCAGATACGTCAGTGCACAG CGCTGCAACTCCAAGTGTGTGAGTGAAGCAACATTCTACAGGCTGGTGCAGTCTTTTGCAGTTGTTCTTTTCGA gtgcTATCAGATGGATGACTACAGTCCAGCTAAAAACCTCATGACCATGTGTTTCACTTACTACCACACTG GTAAGTCCCAGCCATCCCCCACTGAGTTGCTGCAGCAGCCGCCTGTAGCCATGGACTCCTACCTGAATAAGGCCAACTCCTGGCTGTCTGGCAAGAAGGACGCAGCCGAGCGGCTCCTGAAGAACTCCTCTGCTGCCAAAACGGAAGTCAAATTCTTCTTTGGAGGCCTGGAGAGCAAGCTGAGAGCGTCCGCTCGAAAGAATGA GGAGGCAGAGAGTCCAGTCGAGGTAAAGCCCAAATCACCAG TGTCCTCTGTGCCTCCAGAGAAGAAGAAAGTAGAGAACGAGAAGGTGTACCTGTACACACACCTGAAACAGCAACCCATCTG GCATACGTTGAGGTTTTGGAACGCTGCGTTCTTTGATGCGGTCCACTGTGAGAGGAAGAAGAGGTCACCTACCACCAG AGAGAAGTGGTGTCATATGACCCAGGAAGAGAAAGATGACAGCTCTAAAGTCGACGAGAATATTGCCTTTGGCCAACTGGG GACATTCACTCACAACATGCTGGCTTTTGGGCTCAGTAAGAAACTCTGCAATGACTTCCTGAAGAAGCAAGCAGTTATTGGGAACCTAAATGAAG AGCAGTACAAGCTGTTGAGCGACCACATTGAGCAGATGGCCACGGAGTGA